In Odontesthes bonariensis isolate fOdoBon6 chromosome 20, fOdoBon6.hap1, whole genome shotgun sequence, a genomic segment contains:
- the pck2 gene encoding phosphoenolpyruvate carboxykinase [GTP], mitochondrial isoform X1, translating into MSCLLLGVIRRQGGVGASVGVRSLASIPSLPPAVADFVKGAVDECKPANVHVVTGTPEETANILAGLERDGMVKRLPKYENCWLARTDPKDVARVESKTVIVTKSQRDTIPIPAGGAKSQLGNWMSESDWQKARQERFPSCMAGRTMYVIPFSMGPVGSSLSKYGVQVTDSPYVVASMGIMTRMGTPVLKKLSEGVEFVRCQHTLGQPLPLTAPLVNSWPCNPGKVLISHIPDTRQILSFGSGYGGNSLLGKKCFALRIASRIAKDEGWLAEHMLILGITSPQGVKRYVAAAFPSACGKTNLAMMKPSLPGWKVECVGDDIAWMKFDSKGKLRAINPENGFFGVAPGTSVKTNPYAMATIARNTVFTNVGETSDGGVWWEGLDPPAAGVTLTDWHGNAWKPGSSTACAHPNSRFCTPAGQCPIIDPQWESEEGVPIDAIIFGGRRPEGVPLVYESFNWQHGVFVGAAMRSEATAAAEHQGKMIMHDPFAMRPFFGYNFGDYLAHWLSMQSRKAPTHLPKIFHVNWFRKNPATGAFLWPGFGENARVLEWIFKRCGREREDEAAKKSIIGWLPENGAINTKGLGSKVDMGALFDVPKPFWQNETKELRAYFTQQVGADLPAQVEAELKALEDRVHS; encoded by the exons ATGTCGTGCCTTTTATTAGGAGTCATACGAAG GCAGGGTGGTGTTGGGGCGAGCGTGGGGGTTCGATCCCTGGCCTCCATCCCCTCACTACCACCGGCGGTGGCTGATTTCGTGAAGGGAGCGGTGGATGAGTGCAAACCCGCCAATGTCCATGTGGTGACCGGCACTCCGGAGGAAACGGCCAACATCCTGGCAGGTCTAGAGAGGGACGGCATGGTGAAGAGGCTTCCCAAATATGAGAACTG CTGGCTGGCACGGACAGACCCGAAGGACGTGGCTCGGGTGGAGAGTAAGACAGTGATTGTAACCAAGAGCCAGAGAGACACCATCCCCATCCCCGCTGGGGGGGCGAAGAGCCAGCTCGGTAACTGGATGAGCGAGTCTGACTGGCAGAAAGCCAGGCAGGAGCGTTTTCCCAGCTGCATGGCAG GTCGGACCATGTATGTGATTCCCTTCAGTATGGGTCCTGTAGGCTCCTCTCTGAGTAAATATGGTGTCCAG GTGACCGACTCGCCGTACGTTGTGGCCAGTATGGGGATCATGACCCGTATGGGAACTCCTGTTCTGAAGAAACTGTCTGAAGGAGTGGAGTTTGTCCGCTGTCAGCACACTTTGGGACAGCCTTTACCGCTAACGG ctcctctggTCAATTCCTGGCCCTGTAACCCAGGCAAGGTACTGATATCCCACATTCCAGACACCAGGCAGATCTTGTCCTTCGGCAGTGGTTACGGAGGAAATTCCCTCCTCGGGAAGAAGTGCTTCGCCCTGCGCATCGCCTCCCGCATCGCCAAGGATGAGGGCTGGCTGGCTGAGCACATGTTG ATCCTGGGAATCACCAGCCCTCAGGGGGTGAAGCGTTACGTAGCGGCGGCCTTCCCCAGTGCTTGCGGTAAAACCAACCTGGCCATGATGAAGCCCTCTCTCCCGGGCTGGAAGGTGGAGTGTGTGGGTGACGACATTGCGTGGATGAAGTTTGACAGTAAAG GTAAACTCAGGGCCATCAACCCAGAGAACGGATTCTTCGGTGTGGCTCCTGGCACCTCCGTCAAGACCAACCCCTACGCCATGGCTACCATTGCCAGAAACACTGTGTTCACCAATGTTGGCGAGACCAGTGACGGAGGAGTGTGGTGGGAGGGGCTTGACCCCCCTGCTGCAGGCGTCACACTAACAGACTGGCACGGCAATGCCTGGAAGCCAG GAAGTTCAACAGCTTGCGCCCATCCCAACTCTCGCTTCTGCACCCCCGCGGGTCAGTGTCCCATCATTGACCCGCAGTGGGAGAGCGAGGAGGGTGTTCCCATCGACGCCATCATCTTTGGAGGCAGGAGGCCGGAAG GAGTCCCCCTGGTCTATGAGTCCTTCAACTGGCAACACGGAGTGTTTGTTGGAGCTGCAATGAGGTCAGAGgccacagctgctgctgagcaTCAAG GTAAGATGATCATGCATGACCCCTTCGCCATGCGGCCATTCTTCGGCTACAACTTCGGTGACTACCTCGCTCACTGGCTGAGCATGCAGAGCCGAAAGGCCCCCACTCATCTGCCCAAGATTTTCCACGTCAACTGGTTCAGAAAGAACCCTGCAACCGGCGCCTTCCTCTGGCCCGGGTTTGGAGAAAACGCCCGGGTGCTGGAGTGGATCTTCAAGCGCTGCGGCAGAGAGAGGGAAGACGAGGCGGCCAAGAAGAGCATCATCGGCTGGCTGCCAGAAAATGGCGCCATCAACACCAAAGGTCTGGGCAGCAAGGTGGACATGGGCGCCCTGTTCGATGTGCCAAAGCCGTTCTGGCAGAACGAGACCAAGGAGCTGAGAGCCTACTTCACTCAGCAGGTTGGAGCTGATCTGCCAGCTCAGGTGGAGGCTGAGCTGAAGGCGCTGGAGGACAGAGTGCAcagttga
- the pck2 gene encoding phosphoenolpyruvate carboxykinase [GTP], mitochondrial isoform X2: protein MVKRLPKYENCWLARTDPKDVARVESKTVIVTKSQRDTIPIPAGGAKSQLGNWMSESDWQKARQERFPSCMAGRTMYVIPFSMGPVGSSLSKYGVQVTDSPYVVASMGIMTRMGTPVLKKLSEGVEFVRCQHTLGQPLPLTAPLVNSWPCNPGKVLISHIPDTRQILSFGSGYGGNSLLGKKCFALRIASRIAKDEGWLAEHMLILGITSPQGVKRYVAAAFPSACGKTNLAMMKPSLPGWKVECVGDDIAWMKFDSKGKLRAINPENGFFGVAPGTSVKTNPYAMATIARNTVFTNVGETSDGGVWWEGLDPPAAGVTLTDWHGNAWKPGSSTACAHPNSRFCTPAGQCPIIDPQWESEEGVPIDAIIFGGRRPEGVPLVYESFNWQHGVFVGAAMRSEATAAAEHQGKMIMHDPFAMRPFFGYNFGDYLAHWLSMQSRKAPTHLPKIFHVNWFRKNPATGAFLWPGFGENARVLEWIFKRCGREREDEAAKKSIIGWLPENGAINTKGLGSKVDMGALFDVPKPFWQNETKELRAYFTQQVGADLPAQVEAELKALEDRVHS from the exons ATGGTGAAGAGGCTTCCCAAATATGAGAACTG CTGGCTGGCACGGACAGACCCGAAGGACGTGGCTCGGGTGGAGAGTAAGACAGTGATTGTAACCAAGAGCCAGAGAGACACCATCCCCATCCCCGCTGGGGGGGCGAAGAGCCAGCTCGGTAACTGGATGAGCGAGTCTGACTGGCAGAAAGCCAGGCAGGAGCGTTTTCCCAGCTGCATGGCAG GTCGGACCATGTATGTGATTCCCTTCAGTATGGGTCCTGTAGGCTCCTCTCTGAGTAAATATGGTGTCCAG GTGACCGACTCGCCGTACGTTGTGGCCAGTATGGGGATCATGACCCGTATGGGAACTCCTGTTCTGAAGAAACTGTCTGAAGGAGTGGAGTTTGTCCGCTGTCAGCACACTTTGGGACAGCCTTTACCGCTAACGG ctcctctggTCAATTCCTGGCCCTGTAACCCAGGCAAGGTACTGATATCCCACATTCCAGACACCAGGCAGATCTTGTCCTTCGGCAGTGGTTACGGAGGAAATTCCCTCCTCGGGAAGAAGTGCTTCGCCCTGCGCATCGCCTCCCGCATCGCCAAGGATGAGGGCTGGCTGGCTGAGCACATGTTG ATCCTGGGAATCACCAGCCCTCAGGGGGTGAAGCGTTACGTAGCGGCGGCCTTCCCCAGTGCTTGCGGTAAAACCAACCTGGCCATGATGAAGCCCTCTCTCCCGGGCTGGAAGGTGGAGTGTGTGGGTGACGACATTGCGTGGATGAAGTTTGACAGTAAAG GTAAACTCAGGGCCATCAACCCAGAGAACGGATTCTTCGGTGTGGCTCCTGGCACCTCCGTCAAGACCAACCCCTACGCCATGGCTACCATTGCCAGAAACACTGTGTTCACCAATGTTGGCGAGACCAGTGACGGAGGAGTGTGGTGGGAGGGGCTTGACCCCCCTGCTGCAGGCGTCACACTAACAGACTGGCACGGCAATGCCTGGAAGCCAG GAAGTTCAACAGCTTGCGCCCATCCCAACTCTCGCTTCTGCACCCCCGCGGGTCAGTGTCCCATCATTGACCCGCAGTGGGAGAGCGAGGAGGGTGTTCCCATCGACGCCATCATCTTTGGAGGCAGGAGGCCGGAAG GAGTCCCCCTGGTCTATGAGTCCTTCAACTGGCAACACGGAGTGTTTGTTGGAGCTGCAATGAGGTCAGAGgccacagctgctgctgagcaTCAAG GTAAGATGATCATGCATGACCCCTTCGCCATGCGGCCATTCTTCGGCTACAACTTCGGTGACTACCTCGCTCACTGGCTGAGCATGCAGAGCCGAAAGGCCCCCACTCATCTGCCCAAGATTTTCCACGTCAACTGGTTCAGAAAGAACCCTGCAACCGGCGCCTTCCTCTGGCCCGGGTTTGGAGAAAACGCCCGGGTGCTGGAGTGGATCTTCAAGCGCTGCGGCAGAGAGAGGGAAGACGAGGCGGCCAAGAAGAGCATCATCGGCTGGCTGCCAGAAAATGGCGCCATCAACACCAAAGGTCTGGGCAGCAAGGTGGACATGGGCGCCCTGTTCGATGTGCCAAAGCCGTTCTGGCAGAACGAGACCAAGGAGCTGAGAGCCTACTTCACTCAGCAGGTTGGAGCTGATCTGCCAGCTCAGGTGGAGGCTGAGCTGAAGGCGCTGGAGGACAGAGTGCAcagttga